One part of the Cyprinus carpio isolate SPL01 chromosome B12, ASM1834038v1, whole genome shotgun sequence genome encodes these proteins:
- the LOC109087768 gene encoding proline-rich protein 12-like isoform X1, which translates to MDRNYPGAGFGDLGAGAGWSYERSAKASLVYGSSRSSHPESELLHRQAYATPHPLQGYATNHHPGGSGQGGAWGAAGRSLGLSGLFDAGLHHASPSGPDPSVMNLISALESRGPQPPPSASSLLSQFRTPSWQTAMHTPAPAELFISGALPGSGSFPSSSALSAYQHPAPFSGRSFPGVTPSLSLQDTPTFSPTSNGLLSPHDPLLHIKTPSQSSLGFDRLLSSQGAAAAYRGSHDPTGGGVTSAQASSAASVSARHLPSHQFNLLSSQLQDQSSQLYSASVFSSTPAPPQPTSQERTIPRQDSVIKHYQRPSPAQAPSSAPHPLQHYLSCGVSGYQQATHARHAGLSCSPLGEHSPSSDHKPSPRTEQYRPIIQPSYGSSSSSSSGGAGKGTKSSSSSGYSSSASSSRTPHTPPSASSASSSSSSSSSSSASASARQSNSIPTSTSASASSRQQPPTQTVPPAPQSHSQPNQSSSNSTQQTLPKSCLSGYGSPVAPVKSSSGLTGQTPPQPQPQSFSPSQPPPSHLSQSYGGFSSPQTHDLPSARTSGVAKGYGNLGSQSFSAESVYGTDSGYGSLPPSLGGAGSPSMGYGASGHSPALLRSGASGGTTGGSSSGGSTGTGGSSSVGGGGGGGSYHIPDSSPSPSSNSGIIHPGLHSPGPSRPAQSPVGAGSNKYLSSVLSPSFLPSPQGYPDTRGPRSQPYHPSAPPKTKSTNNMLGVTESRSQQDDDVDDDFLIQHLLQAQSPAPQASHHHAPQSHHSSQPTQQPPVLPAQDGNKGLAYEMSKSSEERYHLQSVIRTHSATSNAAVSGTGSGAGLDSQLEMSLKKQQQHQQQQHQQQHQQHKQPHQQQPQQKSNRTVSDGGQGSSDQTHSHPHHHHDSLGSVVHYRRGDPYSQHSIPQHSTSHHQHTPHTPTHPHLHSHPHMDLQKKPQDSGDMTYIRKTPDVQQHHHQHQQAHQQQTQHHQSHPQQHQQQPQQQQRHSQSQSLMDSPTDQSHQPPHLLQSVLSHSRSKIDPQQQQHSVSQQALMEATGGVVSAETHSQPQTSQLQLQLQSQAMEAASHFGHGNQQQDQSRPKSNTVSSLDMLEHSLTRTSSQEEAMVDERTGGEGSRGNSGTGTAGSVERRQSQEQQRLSSHHPTQHHASELHSYLPEPDMSLSTTSHGHHLSHHHHQQQQSSQGPQHPNSHHQHPHPSHPNQQSHHHLPPQASSAASQQQEQSHPSHTSQIPQPQLEQHQGEAQFDTRNSAVKSNQNQNQSQHSQRFVPLTSICFPDALLPDEDRSFFPGTEDMFCLEEYKSTCSGGTGQGQDGVAPGQAVQEGMEGIKTTPGGGDNTGPSYDMLGHHSDQGYGQYCHDLSEHDNGTMHLDLDSLKTHELPSTVNTEQLGLIQSQPASLGMGTTGTVGEASGAKMGGTGGSGSGSGGLTSPIFCSSRPKKLLKSSSFHLLKERPDPNSLPKKSYAQEYEFEDDEDKADVPADIRLNSRSRLPDLIPDLVSSCRKSSGVGGGTLSPLMGDLDFGYPSLGPPPQLMPQDGPKKRGRKPTKPKREGPPRPRGRPRIRPLPEPHHSRGMMGEYGTGYVPERGRGRGRGRGRGRRDESMMDMEMANKDQNQMYQQHMQQQMHHQSQQQPQHQEPIKPIKIKLPIGTMSSSDALLRTDSLSGTDPALSDGSLGSAPSLGLSPGTPGVPDMNRPQDKKSKSQELEEKDSEKTGFVASFLDFLKSGKRPSGMSTGSADSAGNEDASPGKSGGIRPLSPQPPPPPAAAAVSGYGDGESDGGLSLGGCPSPCKRLDEELKRNLETLPSFSSDEEDSVGKNQDLQKSISSAISALYDTPQLTSSMQPPSLPPPPPPPPLEPLTPTQQPPALSPQPPLHTHPPSHAPIHSAEAARLQREEQEEEMEETLKDVDEVVEQDKKEKEKVPDMELLSVPRFGDSPKEAIEAQAPPSLPPVSPSSPAPSSTSSPSPLPPLPLPSPLPQQEDNPSPSQKSPLQQSSPPASPEASSLPVLSPLPPPPAEPPLSSGPPSPSPPPVQESIAEPVSPEEPPAPQILPLHLAQKQSGAAIVGETDEDESESGGEGIFRERDEFVVRIEDIRSLKLALQTGREPPPIWRVQKALLQKFSPEIKDGQRQFCATSNYLGFFGDAKKRYQRLYVKFLENINKKDYVRVCSCKPWHRPTVNLRRHSQPLPKLAPTLNNQTPLERTERDREKIKEPRESREKNNIRPKEQREKEKVLKTKQKEEKKEKEKKASPPPPPPQKPEKRAALTERGKEKRGGGQEKKTERSAKPQPPKVKAEPPPKKRRMWLKEVPSSSDSDSSASEDETVSVKAGLNTRAMREMYRSYVEMLVSTALDPDMIQALEDTEDELYLPPMRKIDSLLNEQKRKLLKRVNINSQHQEALHTFPQITAEPLDSGTVRVRLSGECYNRKTLNRIKKSVPKPQDLKLSAETCRLYSLYHSLHHYKYHTFLHCKKETNTIEQASEDPGQEEVVQQCMANQSWLEMLFNSFLELMTLSSTKA; encoded by the exons ATGGACAGAAATTACCCGGGAGCTGGCTTCGGTGATTTGGGCGCAGGAGCCGGATGGAGCTACGAGAGATCAGCCAAAGCGAG CTTGGTGTACGGCAGCTCTAGATCATCACATCCAGAGTCTGAACTTCTTCACCGCCAAGCCTACGCCACTCCCCATCCCCTGCAGGGCTATGCTACCAATCACCATCCTGGTGGATCTGGCCAGGGTGGGGCTTGGGGTGCAGCTGGAAGAAGCCTGG GCCTGTCTGGACTTTTTGATGCTGGGCTGCACCATGCAAGTCCGTCAGGCCCAGATCCATCGGTTATGAACCTTATATCTGCACTAGAGTCCCGAGGTCCACAGCCGCCTCCCTCTGCCTCATCCCTCCTATCTCAGTTTCGCACTCCATCATGGCAGACCG CCATGCACACTCCTGCCCCTGCAGAGCTTTTCATCTCTGGTGCTCTTCCTGGATCTGGATCCTTCCCATCCTCTTCTGCTTTGTCTGCCTATCAGCACCCAGCGCCATTCTCAGGGCGGTCCTTTCCTGGTGTGACCCCCTCATTGTCCTTACAGGACACACCCACTTTCAGCCCCACCTCCAATGGCCTCCTGTCACCCCATGATCCTTTACTCCACATCAAGACGCCTTCTCAGTCAAGTCTGGGCTTTGACCGCCTGTTGTCATCACAGGGTGCAGCTGCGGCTTACCGTGGAAGTCACGATCCAACTGGGGGAGGGGTGACATCTGCTCAAGCCTCCTCTGCAGCCTCAGTTTCTGCCCGCCATTTACCTTCTCATCAGTTCAATTTGTTGTCCTCTCAGCTTCAAGACCAGTCCTCCCAGTTGTACAGTGCCTCTGTGTTTTCCTCTACCCCTGCTCCACCTCAGCCAACATCCCAAGAGCGGACAATACCAAGACAAGACAGTGTAATTAAACACTACCAACGTCCCTCTCCAGCACAAGCACCCTCATCGGCTCCTCACCCGCTTCAGCACTACCTTAGCTGTGGGGTGTCAGGATATCAACAAGCCACTCATGCTCGCCATGCTGGCCTCTCTTGCAGTCCCCTAGGTGAACACAGTCCTTCCTCAGACCATAAACCCTCCCCCAGGACTGAACAGTACAGACCGATAATCCAACCTTCTTATGGgtcctcttcatcctcatcctctgGTGGGGCTGGAAAGGGGACTAAGAGCAGCTCTAGTAGTGGTTACTCCTCTTCTGCATCCTCTTCCAGAACCCCCCACACACCACCCTCTGCATCTTCTGCTtcatcctcgtcttcatcctcttcctcctcctctgcaTCTGCTAGTGCTCGTCAGTCTAATTCCATTCCAACCTCCACTTCTGCCTCTGCATCCTCTCGACAACAGCCACCAACCCAGACTGTACCCCCTGCACCCCAGTCACATTCCCAGCCCAATCAGAGCTCCTCTAACTCCACCCAGCAAACCCTTCCCAAGTCGTGCCTCTCGGGTTATGGATCCCCAGTGGCTCCAGTCAAGTCATCGAGTGGTCTAACGGGCCAGACCCCCCCTCAACCACAACCCCAGTCTTTCTCTCCAAGTCAACCTCCCCCATCACACCTTTCCCAGTCATATGGGGGATTCAGTTCTCCACAGACTCATGATCTTCCTTCAGCTAGGACCTCTGGAGTGGCTAAAGGGTATGGGAATTTAGGAAGTCAGTCGTTTTCAGCGGAATCAGTATATGGAACTGATTCAGGTTATGGGTCTCTGCCACCATCCTTAGGGGGTGCTGGAAGTCCCTCAATGGGTTATGGTGCATCAGGACACTCACCTGCCCTTCTTAGGTCAGGAGCAAGTGGTGGAACAACTGGCGGTAGTAGTAGTGGAGGCAGTACAGGAACTGGGGGAAGCAGTAGCGTGGGaggtggaggaggtggtggaTCTTACCACATCCCTGATTCAAGCCCATCTCCGTCTAGCAATTCTGGAATCATCCACCCTGGTCTGCATTCTCCTGGACCTTCACGACCTGCTCAGTCACCTGTTGGAGCAGGATCCAACAAATATCTATCTTCCGTTCTCTCACCTTCATTTCTGCCTTCTCCACAAGGGTACCCTGACACAAGAGGACCTCGATCACAGCCCTACCACCCCTCTGCTCCTCCCAAAACAAAGTCTACTAACAACATGCTTGGTGTAACAGAATCTAGGTCACAACAGGATGATGATGTAGATGACGATTTCCTTATCCAACACCTTCTTCAAGCCCAGAGTCCTGCTCCTCAAGCATCCCATCACCATGCTCCTCAAAGCCATCATTCTTCACAGCCCACCCAGCAGCCTCCAGTCCTTCCAGCTCAGGATGGAAATAAGGGGCTTGCTTATGAGATGAGCAAAAGCTCGGAAGAGAGGTACCACCTTCAGAGTGTTATTCGAACACATAGTGCCACCTCTAATGCTGCTGTCTCTGGCACAGGGAGTGGAGCTGGACTGGACAGTCAGTTGGAGATGTCCCTAAAGAAACAGCAACAGCACCAACAACAACAGCATCAACAGCAACATCAGCAGCATAAACAACCACATCAACAACAACCACAGCAGAAGAGCAACAGAACTGTAAGTGATGGAGGACAAGGGAGTTCAGATCAAACACATTCCCATCCTCACCATCATCATGATTCTCTGGGATCCGTGGTGCATTATCGGCGGGGTGACCCGTATTCCCAACACTCCATTCCTCAACACTCCACCTCCCACCATCAACACACTCCACATACACCAACCCACCCACACCTGCACTCTCACCCTCACATGGATCTTCAGAAAAAGCCTCAAGATTCAGGAGATATGACTTACATACGCAAGACACCAGATGTGCAGCAacatcaccatcaacatcaaCAGGCACATCAACAGCAAACTCAGCATCATCAGTCACAtccacaacaacatcaacaacaaccacAGCAGCAACAACGTCACTCCCAGTCACAGTCGCTTATGGACTCTCCGACTGACCAGTCTCACCAACCCCCACATTTGTTGCAGTCTGTGTTGTCCCACTCCCGCAGCAAGATAGACCCTCAGCAACAGCAGCATTCTGTAAGCCAGCAGGCCCTTATGGAAGCCACTGGGGGAGTTGTGTCAGCAGAGACCCATTCCCAGCCCCAGACATCCCAGCTCCAACTCCAACTTCAGTCTCAGGCTATGGAAGCAGCTAGTCACTTTGGTCATGGTAACCAGCAGCAAGACCAGAGCCGCCCTAAGTCTAACACAGTGTCTTCACTAGACATGCTGGAGCATTCTCTCACTCGGACATCTAGCCAAGAGGAAGCAATGGTGGATGAGAGGACAGGAGGTGAAGGAAGCAGGGGGAATTCTGGAACAGGAACCGCAGGAAGTGTGGAAAGGCGTCAATCACAGGAGCAACAAAGACTTTCATCTCACCACCCAACGCAGCACCATGCCTCAGAGTTACACTCATATCTTCCTGAGCCAGACATGAGTTTATCGACAACTTCCCATGGACACCACCTATCCCACCATCACCACCAACAGCAACAATCGTCACAAGGTCCTCAACATCCAAACTCCCACCATCAACACCCTCACCCCTCCCATCCTAATCAGCAGAGCCATCATCACCTTCCTCCACAGGCCTCCTCAGCAGCTTCTCAGCAACAGGAGCAGTCTCACCCCTCTCATACCTCCCAGATTCCGCAACCTCAACTTGAGCAGCATCAAGGAGAAGCCCAATTTGACACCAGGAATTCAGCcgtgaaatcaaatcaaaaccaaaatcaaagcCAACATAGCCAGAGGTTTGTTCCTTTAACATCCATCTGCTTTCCTGATGCTCTTCTCCCAGATGAGGACCGCTCATTCTTTCCTGGAACGGAGGATATGTTCTGCCTGGAGGAGTACAAATCCACTTGCTCAGGAGGAACTGGGCAGGGTCAAGATGGGGTTGCACCTGGCCAAGCAGTGCAGGAAGGAATGGAAGGAATTAAAACAACGCCTGGAGGAGGAGACAATACAGGTCCAAGTTATGATATGCTTGGCCATCACAGTGACCAAGGGTATGGGCAATATTGCCATGATCTTTCAGAACATGACAATGGAACCATGCATTTGGATCTTGACTCCTTGAAGACTCATGAGCTCCCATCTACAGTCAACACAGAGCAGCTTGGACTGATCCAATCTCAACCAGCCAGCCTTGGAATGGGGACAACTGGAACAGTGGGGGAGGCATCTGGTGCCAAAATGGGAGGTACTGGGGGATCTGGGTCTGGATCTGGGGGTCTTACCTCTCCCATCTTCTGTTCCTCTCGCCCAAAGAAGCTCCTAAAGTCGAGTTCCTTCCATCTGCTGAAGGAAAGACCTGATCCAAACTCCTTGCCCAAGAAGAGCTATGCACAGGAGTATGAATTTGAAGATGATGAGGATAAGGCAGACGTCCCTGCTGACATTCGCCTCAACAGCCGAAGCCGACTTCCTGATCTGATACCAGACCTTGTGTCAAGTTGTCGCAAATCAAGTGGTGTGGGAGGAGGAACTTTAAGCCCTTTAATGGGTGATCTAGATTTTGGATACCCATCTCTTGGTCCCCCTCCGCAGTTGATGCCACAAGATGGACCGAAGAAAAGAGGCAGGAAGCCCACAAAGCCTAAACGAGAAGGACCTCCAAGACCACGTGGACGACCACGTATACGCCCATTGCCAGAACCTCACCACTCTAGGGGTATGATGGGAGAGTATGGAACAGGATATGTTCCTGAAAGAGGCAgaggcagaggaagaggaagaggcaGAGGTAGACGGGATGAATCTATGATGGACATGGAGATGGCCAATAAAGACCAAAATCAGATGTATCAGCAACACATGCAGCAGCAAATGCATCACCAATCACAGCAGCAGCCACAGCATCAAGAGCCAATCAAACCCATCAAG ATTAAACTTCCTATTGGAACCATGTCATCTTCTGATGCCTTGTTGCGGACAGACTCCTTGTCAGGCACTGATCCGGCTCTCTCAGATGGTTCCCTTGGTTCAGCACCCTCTTTAGGATTGAGCCCTGGGACTCCCGGAGTGCCTGACATGAACAGACCTCAAGACAAGAAGTCCAAATCCCAAGAG TTGGAAGAGAAAGACTCGGAGAAGACTGGCTTTGTTGCCTCATTTCTAGATTTTCTTAAGTCTGGAAAAAGGCCATCAGGAATGTCAACGGGCTCAGCTGACAGCGCTGGAAATGAAGATGCGTCTCCTGGGAAAAGTGGAGGCATTCGCCCATTATCCCCTCAACCGCCACCTCCCCCAGCTGCTGCAGCTGTGTCTGGATATGGAGATGGTGAAAGTGATGGAGGACTGTCTTTGGGTGGCTGTCCTAGCCCATGCAAGCGTTTGGATGAAGAGCTGAAAAGGAACCTTGAGACATTGCCTTCCTTCTCGTCCGATGAGGAGGACTCCGTCGGAAAGAACCAGGACCTGCAAAAGAGCATCTCCTCTGCAATCTCTGCTCTGTATGACACTCCTCAGCTCACCTCCTCAATGCAGCCTCCTTCGCTTCCGCCAccccctcctccacctcctctggAACCACTGACACCAACACAGCAGCCACCAGCCCTCAGCCCTCAACCACCACTGCATACACACCCGCCCTCGCATGCCCCCATCCACTCTGCTGAGGCTGCAAGATTGCAAAGAGAAGAGCAGgaagaagaaatggaagaaacATTGAAGGATGTAGACGAGGTTGTGGAGCAAGAcaagaaagaaaaggagaaagtCCCAGATATGGAGCTGCTGAGTGTCCCCAGATTTGGAG ACTCACCCAAAGAAGCTATCGAAGCCCAAGCTCCCCCCTCTCTCCCTCCAGTTTCCCCATCATCCCCTGctccctcctccacctcctcgCCATCACCTCTTCCACCCCTCCCCcttccctctcctctccctcaACAGGAGGACAATCCTTCCCCCTCTCAGAAATCACCACTACAACAGTCCTCGCCTCCAGCCAGTCCTGAGGCTTCCTCTCTGCCTGTCCTCTCTCCtctacctcctcctcctgcagaGCCTCCTCTGTCCTCCGGCCCACCTTCGCCCAGTCCACCTCCGGTACAGGAATCCATAGCAGAGCCCGTCTCTCCTGAAGAGCCCCCTGCGCCTCAGATTTTACCGTTGCACTTGGCACAGAAACAGAGCGGTGCTGCCATTGTTGGCGAGACTGATGAGGATGAGAGTGAGAGTGGAGGCGAGGGTATTTTCAGAGAGAGGGATGAGTTTGTGGTGCGGATTGAGGACATCAGGAGTCTGAAG TTGGCCCTGCAGACAGGAAGAGAGCCACCTCCCATTTGGCGCGTACAGAAAGCTCTGCTCCAGAAGTTTTCCCCTGAGATTAAGGATGGACAGAGACAGTTTTGTGCCACTAGTAAT TATCTGGGTTTCTTCGGTGATGCTAAAAAGCGCTACCAGCGGCTGTATGTGAAGTTTCtggaaaacataaacaaaaaagacTATGTGAGGGTCTGTTCCTGTAAGCCCTGGCACAGACCTACTGTCAACCTGAG gaGACATTCTCAACCACTCCCGAAGTTAGCACCAACCCTCAACAACCAGACTCCCTTAGAGAggactgagagagacagagagaagattAAGGAGCCGCGGGAAAGCCGTGAGAAAAACAACATTCGGCCAAAGGAACAGcgggaaaaagaaaaagtgcttaAAACCAAGCagaaggaagaaaagaaagagaaagagaagaaagctTCACCTCCGCCGCCGCCACCCCAGAAGCCTGAGAAACGGGCAGCGTTGACAGAACGAGGGAAGGAGAAGAGGGGCGGTGGGCAGGAGAAGAAGACTGAACGCTCTGCCAAACCTCAACCGCCAAAGGTGAAGGCCGAACCTCCGCCCAAGAAACGCAGGATGTGGCTGAAGGAGGTGCCCTCGTCCTCAGACTCAGACTCCTCAGCAAGTGAGGATGAAA CAGTCTCAGTGAAGGCGGGCCTGAACACACGAGCAATGCGTGAGATGTACCGGAGCTACGTGGAGATGCTGGTCAGTACGGCACTCGACCCGGACATGATTCAGGCTCTAGAGGACACAGAAG ACGAGCTCTATCTTCCTCCAATGCGCAAGATCGACAGCCTTCTGAATGAGCAGAAGAGGAAGCTTTTGAAAAGAGTCAATATCAACTCTCAGCACCAG GAAGCTCTTCACACTTTCCCTCAGATAACGGCGGAGCCCCTGGACTCGGGGACAGTGAGGGTCAGACTGAGTGGTGAATGCTACAACCGCAAAACACTGAACCGCATCAAAAAGAGTGTTCCCAAACCACAG GACCTCAAGTTGTCAGCAGAAACATGTCGACTCTACAGTCTCTACCATTCGCTGCATCATTATAAATATCATACCTTCTTACACTGTAAGAAAGAG ACGAACACTATAGAGCAGGCTTCAGAAGATCCCGGACAAGAGGAAGTTGTTCAGCAGTGCATGGCCAATCAGAGCTGGCTGGAGATGCTCTTCAACTCCTTCTTAGAGCTGATGACCCTCAGCAGCACCAAAGCTTAA